From Danio rerio strain Tuebingen ecotype United States chromosome 2, GRCz12tu, whole genome shotgun sequence:
ttctTTATTACATCTGATCaactcacagtagaaaaaaaaacaagccacgtccatgtttctctaggaactgagtCACGATATGAAAAAAAGGTTGCAGCCTCCaattcatgtggactttaaattcattatttttcttttaatttatacaaataatGCAGCGTAATGAATAGGTAAAAAAAGGTTAGTTAAAAAAATCCTTTGTTTTAAAAATACCAGGAAAGACAAAAATAAcactttcttttaaataaatttatttaaatattaacaaatacaTTGTCTTCCATCTGGTCAtcctaccatacaggcctgatgcagtcttgcacagtttagttccaacccaatgtaaatggtcctacaccacccactCGATTTCTTTACatagttggttgctctaacaatcAGGCTAAAGACCGCGACCGAAGGTTTGTTTACTTGCACAGCACTTTACAAGCTGGCCTCAGTTACACTCACCCCACAAAATCTACTCTGATCCGGGTCATGGCTCTAATGTGACCCACTAGTCCTACACCATCCTCTCTCACAGAGCTGGGATAGAAtcagcgattctttgcatgggagttgtTTGTGCGAACAAGGAGGCTAATGAAGAGTGTACTGATCTTCACTAGCTGGCGTCTATAACACCTGCTTCAACACGCTTACCTGTAGGTTCCAAATAAGCCCAAAGGACTCAATAAGTTTGAttgggtgtgtttaattaggttaaagtcAAACTGTGTTGAGCTGTGGCCCTCACTGAGTTCGACACCTGTGTTCTAgaaggttcttctctctccatAGAAAAATGCTGGAGCTTTTTTAGAATGATCATTAGGTTCTTGTGCCACTGGAACCTTTGATGCTGCAGATTTCTTCCCCAGTTATTTGTCTCAATACAATTGTGTCGTGGTGGTCTTCCAATAATTCCTTGTACTCATGCCATGGTTTGTGCTCTGACAGGCTCTGTTAACTGTGGGACTTTATAAAGACAGGTCTGTATCTTTCcaaatttatttttgtcatatcTGACTTTATTGTCACTTATCTGACAATTAGTACTTAATGCTTCACTACAGCAATTTTAatcaaaatgtgattttttttttccattaaaatgTGAATTTTAATACATACATTAGTATTTATGGCCTTCGGAACAGAAAATGTCTCACCAGTTTCGATCCTCTTAATCATTTATTGGGTGAACAAATAGAAATGTTTACACTAATATCTTATGAGCTGGGGTAATGTTTTCAAAGAGTATAAGCTCAAATTAACTTTAAGTAACCAAtgaaatttttataataattaagttCTGCTTATGTTTTGTAGATACTGTAACATTTTTCAAGTGTATAATAATTACTCCAATCAAACCTTTTGATTTGATGAATcaataataacacatttcttaGCCGTAAATGGAGTTTCACATATTGTGTTAGCATTGTTAatgttttaattgaattattttaatgcttttagtattgttttttattatattatgttcttCAATAcaagaaagaaattaaaataataaaataacagaatCACATTGTAGACTGTTcttttcaaaattatttatttatttaaaaatggggATAACGTTACAATATGCTTTCCATAAATTATAGGCCTATTTTTTCTATTTGAAATTTTAGgaaattttttcatattttaaaatccatatttatccatatttttatccatttttaacATTGAAACTTACTGAAAACAGAATATTGAAGGAGAAATGTATTTGTCATtgatgtacatacatacattttaaaatatgtttacctGGAAAGAAGCTTGGCTTAACAGGAATGTTTTAGAAGTTATATATTAGtgttattaatacttttttaaatcaaatggTCACTTGCAAAAATCTTTAATCCTTTTCTTCTCAGATGCAACCGAGACATCCAGTTTTTTGCTCATGTTTTCCTGACTGGCTCAATACAACTCCTCCAGTGATAAGATTCTTTCCGaaacaatcatttattttttttgttgtctgaaaaaaaaaacagaatattttTACTGTATGAATATCTTGACAACAAGAAGAAAGATCATAATGCATACAGGTCTTTATCCGTATACTGATATGTGATGTAGGACATCGGATCCCaatgggggtgggggggtatTTGGCCCACAAGGGAGTGTCAGTGAGCTTTGTTGGGGGtcagaaaataaatgataatgaATGAGCGACATATCCGAGTAGGGTGAAGCGTGAAGCctaatttatacttttgcgtcaaatgaccggcgtaacccacggcacatgcaacgcgcgtggctgtgcatttatacttctgcgcgctgtctctgttggtctgcattaacacttcagaaatgctagttggctgtgaggtgtaaatgttcctctgtgtcaagtttcttcgctgcttttttgcgtttcctgaacactcctgggatgtacaagtggctcaaactcgctcattttgaggcaggaaccggcggacgtgcaacaactttaactatgaggtaaacacaaaacaaaactttccatccggagctccttaaCGGGACTCCACCCTTGTAAACAATTgcttgcgccattcgcgcggctctcggtcctgcccagactcgtctgcgataccaagccgaccaatcacagagcttgcgctacgcgttgttgcgacgtgtagttacattttttgagaggtgtacgTCAGTGACGCCAATGGCCACatcgaagggctatgcgtcagcgccgttgcatacgccggcgtttgacgcagaagtataaatcagccttgagacGTTGGCCTACCTGAAGTGCAGTGGGGGTGAGTTCCctgcgacgtacctgaagagcggtgtgGGTGAGTTACGCGAGACATACCTAAAGAGCTGGGAGAGATGCGATGGCGAGGGGCAtgcaacgtatttaaggaccgggcgggatttccgggagattatcattcatttgcgggatactcccgcaacttccgggagacttgggatgtctgtgagtcacatgacaagaactagTTGATCAGCTTCAGCCTGTTtggaatattcacattttggTAAGACTAATTTTCTCTAACAAACACAgagcatccaaacactgcagtgctttgtattttctccataaataaaactcgtgtcagagctgcagcaatgttttgtcagcttgtcatcttcTGAGAAAACGATTGATGGTCGCCTACAACCTACGAAACACTGAAACACCCCCCTCCCGTCcgcggtaaaattgtcaagctTTGCCCGAttgataaaaaggttgaggaccactgcaaaaattaacaaatttgtAGTCCGTCCACAAAAAGTCTCACTTATTTGCCTCGCACTAATCCTCACAATATTTGATAGAGCATAATAAATAACACACAAGTATTAAATCgtaatagcctatattattttttcccctttatacatattttttatttattgaatttttaatagggctttaaaataatttaaaggctaatatttttaatttataaatggcctactgatgttttgcttttatattttacattaggctagtatttgtgcataaacacatttaaatatagtAAACATTCTGTTTGTTCGAAAACCAAAAAATGTTGTCATCATTACGGCAAACTTATGTGAGTGATAATATCATTAAACGTGGATGGGGGCCTTGCAATATATTCCAGGGGAAAGGcgaaaaaaggttgggaaccactgatgtaGGATACCTTTTCATGCTCTCTGAGAAGGAAACAATTCATTTCTTCATGACAGGCAACACAAGACACCTGAGGCTGTAAAAAATATTGAAGATCAGCGGTAAatctttattgattatttatttactgagcatgtttaacagtgacaCCTATGCATTTAGGCAATGAAGAAATACACACCTTAGCCTTTTCACGGATTTCACAGTCTCCCTGATGAACTACTTCAGTTTTCTTCTCACATGAGGTGGGTTTTAATAAAACATGCAGCATGCCTATTCTATTATTCTGTCGCATAAAAAAGATGCAATCATAGCTCAAAGAACACAATGCTAAATGTAAGAGACGTTTTTTATTGGAGCACTTTAAGCTCCaccatcagaaaaaaacaaaaaaatcaaagcagacaagcaaaaataaaataataaaggctTAATTAACATTTGAAATAAATTTGTAATAAACTTACAGCTTGTAAAATGGAAGAATAATCAAGGTGTTGCTGTTTTCCAAGTTCCTCATTGGCTTGTTTTATAGCCTTGTCAACAATTCTTCGTTCATGTTGGTTTAGTTGCTCATAAGCCTCGTTTCCCTTCAGCACCAGCAGAACGCTGAGCAGTATCAGAAATCCTCTCATCTTGAATAGTAACTGCTCTTGTTTGTTTGCCTCATCTTATTATAGAGGGCAGCAGCAGTGACGTCAAAACCTATTCGCTGCTTGTTCGTTTTCACAATAGGGATCTGGGGGAGGCTCCGATCGACATGGCTCTGCGCTGGTTGTGGAAACTCAAAAAAGCCCCAAAACAAACGATTATGATTGACTAAGATTGGCAATGAACATTTGAAAATGTCCTTCAGCTTATGAAATGCCATGgaaatttaaaagagaaaaacttTCACAACAGGCATGATTGGATTACTTTGTAAGCAGAGGAACTGCCTGAATATGATTAGTTTTGTGAAGATTATCAGGTTTCATTTATACGGCTACTGCATTCTACAACCAAGTTACCTTTTTAAAAAACCAACAGTATCAGTTATGCAGTTTTGTTAGTGCCtcatgctttaaaatgtgcatttaaatttGATGTTTGTGGTAAGCTCAACCAAAACACAAAGGGAGGTAGGAACAAAGTGTAGTTCCTCCCCTTTAAAAATCAGCTATTCAGTTTTATCATAGATCTGCAACTTAATGCTTTTTCTAGCTAaattttacatccataaatgtacattttcaaagaaacacccttacttttttattttcaaagtattttaatttatatgtgaACTCCTTAAAAgacttaaataatattttgacatGTAAAACTCTTTCTTGGCGTTaatcatgggtctcaaactcaattcctggagggcctgcccccttcaagatgcttctcatttgtgCTCAACCACTCTTTTgctcaaacacagctgatctaaatAATCAAGGTGATCAGACTCTtttaaacaccttgattatttggatcagctgtgtttgattagggttggagcaaaagtGTGCAGagctccaggaattgagtttgagacgcatggtgtaaatcatttaaacttgtaTAATTTGTTGGGATTTATTTATGTAACTCTATTGTCTTTGTTCATTTTGTGTCTTTGTAATTGTTcttttttacataataaaaaaagagtGGTTGAGcacaaatgagaagcatcttgaagggggcggggcatgtcagatactagagagcatttgattggtcaagatttgatgagatatttaagtatgaggtgacgtgaataaaactgtTGATCCGTTtataggcagaagtgacaaactatcAGCTTGACATGTTAATATCAGTTCCcgaatgtgaattttgtcactgttagcacactagcttatagatatcctaattcaattaaattaaattcatgttaTTTCCATATAACTTCTAGTCAATTgtaacagtgtcagtccagttgtcA
This genomic window contains:
- the si:dkeyp-73d8.6 gene encoding uncharacterized protein LOC100170809 precursor, whose amino-acid sequence is MRGFLILLSVLLVLKGNEAYEQLNQHERRIVDKAIKQANEELGKQQHLDYSSILQANNRIGMLHVLLKPTSCEKKTEVVHQGDCEIREKAKPQVSCVACHEEMNCFLLREHEKTTKKINDCFGKNLITGGVVLSQSGKHEQKTGCLGCI